TTTCATATCTTTTCCATGTATTTATGTATTTCTAtggaaatttttcaataaaaaacacaataaaaaaaaaattaaaaaaaggtaaatatgAAAACAGatttaaattataataataataatcagtattAAACAAtaggaaaaaaagttttggctaaggTTATGCTATCCTGTAGAAGGGTGCATCCTTATCTTTTAAGAATGCAGGGTATATGAGAAGACTGGCTAAACTTGGTTAAGTAGAAAACCCTTTTAAATTGGAATGACTCACCGCTTTAAGATAAGCCACGTTACTCTGGCGAATATCTTTCAAAAGTTCATCCCTTGGCGTCAGTTCGACAAGAGGTGGTGGCCGGTTTCTTGGCACTGGCTTGAGAGTTTTTATTACATCCCTGAGATTGGTTTTCTCTGACAGCTCTGAATTTTGAGACGTGCTTGACTTGGGTGCTGCTCTCTTTAGTTGTATCATGTCTCGCAGGCTGGTTTTATCTGCCTCTTCTCTCAACTTTTGGGCAACAGACTTTGGCTGGAATTTTTTTAGTTTCACATCCTTGAAAGGTAGGGGTTCAGCATTGACCTTGTTTTCTGAGCTAATCtgtggtttgttttgtttaatttttcgGAGCGGTGGGATTGGAATCTTAGGCTCTTCAGAAATTGTTGGCATCCTTGAGTTAGGAGCTGGTGAAGCTTGATTAATCATTGCCCAAAGTTGTGGAGGAATACCCAACTCCAGACCATTCTCTAGCATAGACATGATCTCCTCCTCATCTTGTACTTGTTGCTGTTTCTGGTCTTCTTTCCTTTTCTGCCTTTGCTTGTCTTGGTTTCTGGTCAGCAGATTGGTAACCACCATTCGGGGACCAGGCAGCTCAAAATGGTACCCCATCTTCAGTAAAGTGTTATTAGCCTTTAGAAGCCTTCCGATTTCCATTTCAGCATGGTGGCCCAACATATGTCTTTGATTGTGGAACCTCAGTTCAGTCAAGTATTCGTTAAACTGAAGGCACCTCATGATAGCCACAATACCTTTACCTGTGATAAAATTAGACTCAATGTTCAAGGTGATGATGCTTCTATTTTCACGTAACATGTTGGCCAAAGCAAATGCAATGTTCTCATCAGCTCCCACATTGGTCATACTGAAGGTTTttacatgtttgttctttttcaGAGCATTTACAAAGTCAACAAGCATTTCTTTTGGAATATTCTCAATGTTGTTCAAGTTGACCTCTTTGATGTTTGGATCATTTTTCCTGATGCTCTGTAATGTTCTGTCCAAGTCAGTTTGGTTACCAGAAGGCCTGGCACTCATCTTGATGAAGCTGGAGTCTATAGCTAGTTTTTTGGGGATGTTCAATTTGGAAATCCCTGCTGGCTTTATGTTTTCTGTGTTGTCCACCAGATCATTGATAGCAGTCAGTGTGCTACCATTTGCCTTCTCAACCACAGACTCAGTTCCTTCCTCCTTCTGTTGGGTTGGTTGTTCGCCCTCACAATCCAGTGCAGTTTTCGCACATTCCTTTTTTGGCTCTGCTTCCGGGATTTGCTTTGTTTGTACCTTCTCTTGCACATCTTTTGTGCCATCAACATGGTTGTCCTTGTTGCAGACCTTCTCCAATACTTCATTTTTACTCTCTTCTGTTTGTTGTTGTTTCTTCTCTCTGTCCAGACGTTCTGGTCTTTCTTTTTCTGCTGCAGCAATTTTTCTCTATCAGTAATAAATAGCTTAAGGTTAATTTTGAGAAAAAGTTAAATGATCATATTCCATATCTGCTTTAAATAGATGTAAACCCtcactggatgacatttagttagCAAAACAGTTGTACCATAAACAAtcagcattttttgttttaaaaaaatactataATCTCTTTTTTCCATTCATTTTATTTTAGCGCTTCTGATTTCCATCagggtcttttaaccacttcctgtctaaatgcactatatctatatatatatatatatatatatatatatatatatatatatatatatatatatatatatatatatatatatatatatctcacaaaagtgagtacacccctcacatttttttaaatattttattatatcttttcatgtgacaacactgaagaaattacactttgctacaatgtaaagtagtgagtatacagcttgtataacagtgtaaatttgctgtcccctccaaaataactcaacacgtagccattaatgtctaaactgtaggcaacaaaagtgagtacacctctacgtgaaaatgtccaaattgggtccaaagtgtcaatattttgtgtggccaccattattttccagcattgccttaacccacttgggcatggagtccaccagagcttcacaagtagccactggagtcctcttcaactcctccatgacaacatcatggagctggtgcatgttaaagaccttgcgctcctccactttccatttgaggatgccccacagatgctcaatagggtttaggtctggagacatgcttggccagtccatcacctttaccctccgcttctttagcaaggcagtagtcatcttgaaggtgtgtttggggtcgttatcatgttggaatactgccctgcggcccagtcttcgaagggaggggatcatgctctgcttcagtatgtcacagtacatgttggcattcatggttccctcaatgaactgtagctccccagtgccgacagcactcatgcagccccagaccatgacactccaaccaccatgcttgactgtaggcaagacacacttgtctttgtactcctcacctggttgccgccacgcatgcttgataccatctgaactaaatacgtttatcttggtctcatcagaccacaggacatggttccagtaatccatgtccttagtctgtttgtcttcagcaaactgtttgcaggttttcttgtgtatcatctttagaagaggcttccttctgggatgacagccatgcagaccaatttgatgtagtgtgcggcgtatggtctgagcactgacaggctgaccccccaccccttcaacctctgcagcaatgttggcagcactcatacgtctatttcccaaagacaacctctggatatgacgctgagcacatgcactcaacttctttggttgaccacggcgaggcctgttctgagtggaacctgtcctgttaaaccactgtatggccttggccactgtgctgcagctcagtttcaaggtcttggcaatcttcttatggcctaggccatcttcatgtagagcaacaattatttttttcagatcctcagagagttctttgccatgaggtgccatgttgaacttccagtgaccagtgagaatgataacaccaagagtgagaacgataacaccaaatttaacacacctgctcccttgtaacactaacgagtgacatgacatcggggagggaaaatggctaattgggcccaatttggacattttcacttaggggtgtactcacttttgttgccagtggtttagacattaaagaggaagtaaaccccgatggattttacttcctcccttttcccctgcaaagtagaagcataatgggctagtatgcatcgcatactagcccattatgtgccacttacctgcaaacgaagcccgcgatgtccccgctggtggccgcatccatcttagcccctcttccttccggggccatggactccagctctgtggctggcaggagtcgcgtgacatcactcccgtgcatgcgagcgggagccgtcagtcacggcacttgctagtgaaggcgcatgtttaggagatatttacagtacctataggtaagccttattataggcttacctataggtacaacttccacattggggtatacaaccactttaatgactgtgtgttgagttattttgaggggacagcaaatttatactgttatacaagctgtacactcactactttacattgtagcaaagtgtaatttcttcagtgttgtcacatgaaaagatataatacaatttttacaaaaatgtgaggggtgtactcacttttgtgagatataaatatatatatatgcttgtgGCTGGCATCAATGCCATTTGTATGTTGAGTGGCTCTctaatgaccaatcacagctgaaacAGCTGGCAATGTCCTGTGACTCCATCTGTTCTGATGTTGCAGGGATTAATCCCTGCACACATGCCATCTCCCTTGTGTCATGTACTCCTATAGACAGGGCCTCATGTATAAAAGTGTCTGTAACTAAGAACCGTCTCTGTTGGCCAAAGGAACATGTCAAATCATTCTTTCCATCCTCTATTCTACACTGGAAAGATGAAGGTGATAATCTGTTTTCtgtcgcccacacagagttctgtTGTGGTCAAAATTTCAGTCATAAAAGTGAAACCGCCTCTAtaaattgcaatatttttttttatactgccagCTTAGGTGTGATTCTGGTCAGTGACACAAAACATAGTTTTAAACTTGAAATAGATAAATAAGAAAAATGCATAGAGAACACTCTATATTGCTTTTAGAGCTG
This portion of the Aquarana catesbeiana isolate 2022-GZ linkage group LG07, ASM4218655v1, whole genome shotgun sequence genome encodes:
- the LMOD3 gene encoding leiomodin-3 isoform X3, whose protein sequence is MSYTPDWDVYLRLSATALYHATTLHGALMPGCHRLNNTSCLRKIAAAEKERPERLDREKKQQQTEESKNEVLEKVCNKDNHVDGTKDVQEKVQTKQIPEAEPKKECAKTALDCEGEQPTQQKEEGTESVVEKANGSTLTAINDLVDNTENIKPAGISKLNIPKKLAIDSSFIKMSARPSGNQTDLDRTLQSIRKNDPNIKEVNLNNIENIPKEMLVDFVNALKKNKHVKTFSMTNVGADENIAFALANMLRENRSIITLNIESNFITGKGIVAIMRCLQFNEYLTELRFHNQRHMLGHHAEMEIGRLLKANNTLLKMGYHFELPGPRMVVTNLLTRNQDKQRQKRKEDQKQQQVQDEEEIMSMLENGLELGIPPQLWAMINQASPAPNSRMPTISEEPKIPIPPLRKIKQNKPQISSENKVNAEPLPFKDVKLKKFQPKSVAQKLREEADKTSLRDMIQLKRAAPKSSTSQNSELSEKTNLRDVIKTLKPVPRNRPPPLVELTPRDELLKDIRQSNVAYLKADLQEFPDTPIQDTGAG
- the LMOD3 gene encoding leiomodin-3 isoform X2, giving the protein MTKSSHNSDLDEFFEDIDEDEILANLSPEELKELQNEMEVLATDTDLPGGMTPKNQTDNASSGQSDLQSQESFGDIDEDEILANLSPEELKELQKEMEVLAPDPNLPVGMIQKDQTEKAPTGQFDHRSLIDYLHWEKESTRMLEEERVPVTLLPSERKIAAAEKERPERLDREKKQQQTEESKNEVLEKVCNKDNHVDGTKDVQEKVQTKQIPEAEPKKECAKTALDCEGEQPTQQKEEGTESVVEKANGSTLTAINDLVDNTENIKPAGISKLNIPKKLAIDSSFIKMSARPSGNQTDLDRTLQSIRKNDPNIKEVNLNNIENIPKEMLVDFVNALKKNKHVKTFSMTNVGADENIAFALANMLRENRSIITLNIESNFITGKGIVAIMRCLQFNEYLTELRFHNQRHMLGHHAEMEIGRLLKANNTLLKMGYHFELPGPRMVVTNLLTRNQDKQRQKRKEDQKQQQVQDEEEIMSMLENGLELGIPPQLWAMINQASPAPNSRMPTISEEPKIPIPPLRKIKQNKPQISSENKVNAEPLPFKDVKLKKFQPKSVAQKLREEADKTSLRDMIQLKRAAPKSSTSQNSELSEKTNLRDVIKTLKPVPRNRPPPLVELTPRDELLKDIRQSNVAYLKAVPLPKELETPLDELL
- the LMOD3 gene encoding leiomodin-3 isoform X1, which produces MTKSSHNSDLDEFFEDIDEDEILANLSPEELKELQNEMEVLATDTDLPGGMTPKNQTDNASSGQSDLQSQESFGDIDEDEILANLSPEELKELQKEMEVLAPDPNLPVGMIQKDQTEKAPTGQFDHRSLIDYLHWEKESTRMLEEERVPVTLLPSERKIAAAEKERPERLDREKKQQQTEESKNEVLEKVCNKDNHVDGTKDVQEKVQTKQIPEAEPKKECAKTALDCEGEQPTQQKEEGTESVVEKANGSTLTAINDLVDNTENIKPAGISKLNIPKKLAIDSSFIKMSARPSGNQTDLDRTLQSIRKNDPNIKEVNLNNIENIPKEMLVDFVNALKKNKHVKTFSMTNVGADENIAFALANMLRENRSIITLNIESNFITGKGIVAIMRCLQFNEYLTELRFHNQRHMLGHHAEMEIGRLLKANNTLLKMGYHFELPGPRMVVTNLLTRNQDKQRQKRKEDQKQQQVQDEEEIMSMLENGLELGIPPQLWAMINQASPAPNSRMPTISEEPKIPIPPLRKIKQNKPQISSENKVNAEPLPFKDVKLKKFQPKSVAQKLREEADKTSLRDMIQLKRAAPKSSTSQNSELSEKTNLRDVIKTLKPVPRNRPPPLVELTPRDELLKDIRQSNVAYLKADLQEFPDTPIQDTGAG